One window from the genome of Amphiprion ocellaris isolate individual 3 ecotype Okinawa chromosome 23, ASM2253959v1, whole genome shotgun sequence encodes:
- the si:dkey-33c9.6 gene encoding active breakpoint cluster region-related protein: MQRLQGSACTVRTRLVSAMDVYQEAVHYLESQHVPVEADTDVLEEDVFREEAESCFLSPLTTESIDFPDTPISCSPEEMLERRLVVLKGILDSEEVYLRELDTLLMPMKALRASAGTSQPVLSSQQVQTVFYQVPELRDVHQSFYSDLKARLSTHCQAEVSSGQETGMRHKDFELMVGDLFLKMVNQIGLYGGFIENYEKAVEVVRKCTHSDPRFRTLAQSMMSNNGADKARTQYTFEALLYKPLDRVTRTTLVLRDLLKTTPVEHRDYVLLQEALRLSRSFLSGVNESSQCRREVTLSHGMRRQLMRDGFVVDMSDGERSLRHLFLYTDLLLCTRFKHASRGKQDQYRFCWYLPLAGLRLHWVADQERPSDTNIRLHSIRTKMYLLHQQLRQHAKGSRGLAMAARSRKKLEQMELMQLTLSPVYRLELHSLSGKSHTLLFSSLYELEEWREAIHKLTTDNIETVPPDLLTLTSACAKLRMTQQPPLQTTNAGENEESLCGTLSVSIHCAFGLHQPTCVYVCVEVDGYEFYDKQAQTHSSVHSLNPHWDQELSFQVDGAQNMSVLCVSQSDGQNDTVLGKTTVKLESKTLNKRWRRQTLQLGHVEVTLSLKYCPHPLEPPSSTAQQPPVFCVSIQSVAQQQGVLVPHVVRCCVEEVERRGLDEVGIYRVSGTTSDISMLKSAFNSNLREAVSRLRSAEVNAVSGVLKLYFRELPEPLIPTELFQSLARALDIQDLNSRLVSMLSLLQSCPDANRHTFLYLLHHLQRVSERQDVNKMSLLNLATVFGPSLVRPPVAGLGHNGPTVDISQEVVIQVQVVYCYLQCNNLPEAQISLPHDTDAEDETTHM, from the exons ATGCAGCGCCTCCAGGGCTCAGCGTGCACCGTGAGGACTAGACTAGTTTCTGCTATGGACGTCTACCAGGAGGCTGTGCATTATCTGGAGTCACAACATGTACCAG TGGAAGCAGATACAGATGTCTTGGAAGAGGATGTTTTCCGGGAGGAGGCAGAGtcctgttttctttctcctcttacCACAGAGAGTATAGACTTCCCCGACACCCCC ATATCATGCAGCCCGGAGGAGATGTTAGAAAGAAGGCTTGTGGTCCTGAAAGGCATCCTGGACAGTGAGGAGGTTTATCTCAGGGAGCTGGATACCCTGCTGATg CCCATGAAGGCTCTGAGGGCCTCAGCTGGGACCTCCCAGCCAGTTCTGTCCAGTCAGCAGGTCCAGACTGTTTTCTATCAGGTGCCTGAGCTCCGAGACGTGCACCAAAGCTTTTACTCGGACCTGAAGGCCCGTCTGAGCACTCACTGCCAGGCTGAGGTCAGCTctggacaggaaacaggaatgagacacaaagattTTGAGCTAATGGTGGGGGACCTGTTTCTGAAAATG GTGAACCAGATCGGTCTGTACGGCGGTTTTATTGAAAACTATGAAAAGGCCGTTGAAGTTGTTAGGAAGTGCACACACTCTGATCCTCGCTTCCGAACTCTGGCCCAG AGCATGATGTCCAACAACGGCGCAGACAAAGCTCGGACTCAATACACATTTGAAG CTCTACTGTATAAGCCTTTGGACAGAGTAACCAGGACCACGTTAGTGCTGCGT GACCTACTGAAGACGACACCGGTGGAGCACAGAGATTACGTACTCTTACAAGAAGCTCTGAGATTGTCTCGCAGCTTCCTGTCTGGTGTCAATGAGAGTTCACAGTGCAGACGGGAGGTCACGCTCAGTCACGGCATG AGGCGTCAGCTGATGCGTGACGGCTTTGTAGTGGATATGAGTGATGGGGAACGCAGCCTGCGTCACCTCTTCCTTTACACTGATCTACTTCTGTGCACCAGATTCAAACATGCAAGCAGAGG GAAGCAGGATCAGTACAGGTTTTGCTGGTATCTGCCTCTTGCTGGTCTCAGACTTCACTGGGTTGCAGACCAGGAGCGACCATCTGACACAAACATCCGCTTACACTCCATAAGAACCAAAATGTACCTCCTACACCAGCAGCTACGACAACATGCG AAAGGTTCCAGGGGCTTGGCTATGGCGGCTCGTAGCAGGAAGAAACTGGAACAGATGGAGTTGATGCAGCTCACACTCTCTCCTGTTTACAGACTGGAGCTGCACAGCCTCAGTGGCAAa AGTCAcactctcctcttctcctccctgtATGAATTAGAAGAATGGAGAGAAGCCATCCACAAACTGACCACAGACA ACATAGAAACCGTCCCTCCAGACCTGCTCACTCTCACCAGTGCATGTGCAAAACTGAGAATGACCCAACAGCCGCCACTACAAACCACTAATGCTG GAGAGAACGAGGAGTCGTTATGTGGGACTTTGAGTGTGTCGATTCATTGCGCTTTTGGTTTACATCAACCAactt gtgtgtatgtgtgtgtggaagtaGACGGCTACGAGTTTTACGATAAACAGGCCCAGACACACTCTTCGGTCCACAGCCTCAACCCTCACTGGGACCAG GAGCTGTCTTTCCAGGTAGATGGTGCACAGAACATGAGTGTGCTATGTGTGAGTCAGTCGGATGGACAGAACGATACAGTCCTGGGAAAAACTACTGTAAAG CTGGAGTCAAAAACCCTAAATAAGCGATGGAGAAGACAGACTCTACAGCTGGGCCATGTGGAGGTGACTCTCTCCCTGAAATACTGTCCCCACCCACTGGAACCTCCCAGCTCCACGGCTCAACAACCGCCTGTCTTCTGTGTTTCCATTCAAAGTGTGGCGCA ACAGCAGGGAGTGCTTGTTCCTCATGTGGTGCGATGCtgtgtggaggaggtggagaggagagGCTTGGATGAGGTGGGAATCTACAGGGTTTCGGGAACCACCAGCGATATCAGCATGCTCAAGTCTGCGTTCAACAGCA ATCTGCGTGAGGCGGTCAGCAGGCTCAGAAGTGCCGAAGTGAACGCTGTTTCTGGTGTTCTCAAGCTCTACTTCAGAGAGCTGCCTGAACCTCTCATACCCACTGAGCTGTTTCAGAGTCTGGCAAGAGCTCTGG ACATCCAGGACTTGAACTCACGGCTGGTGTCCATGTTGTCCCTGCTGCAGTCCTGTCCTGACGCCAACCGCCACACCTTCCTCTACCTCTTGCATCATCTCCAACG AGTGTCAGAGAGGCAAGATGTTAACAAGATGTCTCTACTTAACCTGGCTACAGTATTCGGCCCCAGCCTTGTGCGCCCTCCTGTGGCTGGACTGGGACACAACGGCCCCACTGTGGATATCTCTCAGGAGGTTGTGATACAG GTCCAAGTGGTTTACTGTTACCTGCAGTGCAACAACCTCCCCGAAGCCCAGATCTCTCTGCCACATGACACAGATGCTGAAGATGAGACCACCCACATGTGA